A genomic stretch from Streptomyces sp. QL37 includes:
- a CDS encoding DDE-type integrase/transposase/recombinase, with protein sequence MSSSKGSVLPASRAHHGVLCEGSMVRWRGESYTVAELDGVTVHLVPRPGSGVPRVSLAVGLLAAADDFAVLDSQGRPVVQKQLPDWSVLEGVSDEVAREADLWERHIIEVCTGLLPGVPENAVPRPGYAPAEYTLIERYKTKAAELNAVLDWKVSWHTVQRKRLKYAEMGIWGLVDKRRTRTSSLYGRTDSRVVDALLALADEQRGITASALFVLLRRSVKSSYKSAVKVPPDTTLYKLLDRLGIKVTDLRGLTRLRLGAAGRPRAAFSVTMALAPGQLVQIDSTDLDVKVLGDDGQPTSVELTAMVDVATRSIIAAVIRPKTARGRRRKADRKLELFSAPHRAGRATKAVDASLLLAQALVPTAMRPGFSALAHASASDLPYEQLVQADERMAQAASRPVIVPDMIVIDHGTVFAGRTFFDACQYLGISVRTARKRTPTDKAIVERTFGSIKSLFSQFVNTYTGNDFSRRARTLEGEVLFNLSQLDDLLQEWIALGWQNRQHDELVNPYDANLPSLTPNQMYAAAVQVAGYVPVPLGRDDYLRLLPTAWVGVSDEGIKFMNRVYESAGNKLGPYRRRKSGLGGKRRGGWELRYNPYAPEHVWLRDHEQGWWVPATFRHQEVIGAPWTQNLWEIATTQHLARGGRKDDDFAVAQALAELLDRAGRGPDHAEAAAVPDGWGPASLPQAQSRVFDPYAGGGPVSEDGSTSGGGLLELSDEGMYGLPGPADLSRRTALSHDPLFLSPARTGRGEWTREAADAFKAGYFEDLPPLEDPATRPPESGDDPVSDTSDTELLRFLDNDLDKGQA encoded by the coding sequence GTGAGCAGTTCGAAGGGCTCAGTCCTGCCAGCCTCCCGCGCCCATCACGGCGTGCTGTGTGAGGGCAGCATGGTGCGTTGGAGGGGCGAGTCCTATACGGTCGCCGAGCTGGACGGTGTGACAGTGCACCTGGTTCCGCGGCCCGGGAGCGGTGTGCCTCGGGTGTCGCTGGCGGTGGGACTGCTGGCGGCTGCGGACGATTTCGCTGTGCTGGATTCCCAGGGCCGTCCGGTGGTCCAGAAGCAGTTGCCCGACTGGTCGGTCCTGGAGGGCGTCAGCGACGAGGTCGCCCGGGAGGCCGACCTCTGGGAACGGCACATCATTGAGGTGTGTACCGGTCTGCTGCCGGGTGTTCCGGAGAATGCGGTGCCGCGGCCGGGTTATGCGCCCGCTGAGTACACGCTGATCGAGCGGTATAAGACGAAGGCGGCCGAGCTGAACGCGGTGCTGGACTGGAAGGTGTCCTGGCACACCGTGCAGCGTAAGCGGCTGAAGTATGCCGAGATGGGCATCTGGGGCCTCGTCGACAAGCGCCGGACCCGGACGTCGTCCTTGTACGGGCGGACGGATTCGAGAGTGGTCGATGCGCTGCTGGCACTGGCCGACGAGCAGCGGGGCATCACTGCGTCGGCCTTGTTCGTGTTGCTGCGCCGTTCGGTGAAAAGCAGCTACAAGTCGGCAGTGAAGGTTCCTCCGGACACCACGCTGTACAAGCTGCTGGATCGTCTGGGCATCAAGGTGACGGACCTGCGGGGCTTGACCCGGCTACGGCTCGGTGCAGCTGGCCGACCTCGGGCCGCGTTCTCGGTGACGATGGCTCTTGCGCCCGGTCAGCTGGTGCAGATCGACTCCACCGATTTGGACGTGAAGGTCCTCGGCGACGACGGGCAGCCGACGTCGGTTGAACTGACGGCGATGGTAGACGTCGCCACCCGCAGCATCATTGCCGCGGTCATCCGGCCCAAGACGGCGCGCGGCCGGCGCCGGAAGGCTGACCGGAAGCTGGAGTTGTTCTCCGCCCCCCACCGAGCGGGCCGGGCGACCAAGGCCGTGGACGCATCGCTGCTGCTCGCCCAGGCCCTGGTGCCGACCGCGATGCGCCCCGGCTTTTCGGCACTGGCGCATGCTTCCGCCTCTGACCTGCCCTACGAGCAGCTGGTGCAGGCGGATGAGCGCATGGCCCAGGCCGCGAGCCGTCCCGTGATCGTCCCGGACATGATCGTCATCGATCACGGGACGGTGTTCGCCGGGCGCACGTTTTTCGATGCCTGCCAGTACCTGGGTATCTCGGTGAGAACAGCGCGTAAGCGCACACCGACGGACAAGGCGATCGTTGAGCGCACCTTCGGTTCGATCAAGTCATTGTTCAGCCAGTTCGTGAACACGTACACGGGAAACGACTTCAGCAGGCGGGCACGCACCCTGGAAGGTGAAGTGCTCTTCAACCTGAGCCAGCTGGACGATCTCCTGCAGGAGTGGATCGCCCTGGGCTGGCAGAACCGGCAGCACGATGAGCTGGTCAATCCTTACGATGCCAACCTGCCGTCCCTGACGCCCAACCAGATGTATGCCGCTGCAGTCCAGGTCGCAGGCTATGTGCCGGTTCCGCTCGGCCGGGATGACTATCTCAGGCTGCTGCCCACCGCCTGGGTCGGTGTCAGCGACGAGGGCATCAAGTTCATGAACCGGGTCTACGAGAGCGCCGGCAACAAGCTCGGTCCTTACCGGCGACGCAAGTCCGGGTTGGGGGGTAAGAGGCGTGGCGGGTGGGAACTGCGCTACAACCCGTATGCGCCGGAGCATGTCTGGCTGCGCGATCATGAGCAGGGGTGGTGGGTGCCGGCGACGTTCCGGCACCAGGAGGTCATTGGCGCGCCGTGGACGCAAAATCTGTGGGAGATCGCCACGACGCAGCATCTGGCCCGTGGCGGCCGTAAGGACGATGATTTCGCTGTCGCGCAGGCACTGGCGGAGCTGTTGGACAGGGCAGGGCGCGGCCCGGATCACGCGGAGGCGGCTGCGGTCCCGGACGGGTGGGGGCCGGCTTCGCTGCCCCAGGCCCAAAGCCGCGTCTTTGATCCCTACGCCGGGGGCGGGCCGGTGTCGGAGGACGGAAGTACGTCAGGGGGCGGGTTGTTGGAACTCTCGGACGAGGGCATGTACGGGCTTCCTGGGCCGGCCGACCTGTCGCGGCGGACGGCGCTGTCGCATGACCCTCTGTTCCTCTCCCCCGCCCGCACCGGGCGCGGTGAGTGGACGCGGGAGGCTGCGGACGCGTTCAAGGCCGGCTACTTCGAGGACCTGCCGCCCCTGGAAGATCCAGCGACCCGGCCACCGGAATCCGGGGATGACCCGGTTTCTGACACTTCCGATACCGAGCTGCTCCGGTTCCTCGACAACGACCTTGACAAAGGACAGGCGTGA
- a CDS encoding TnsA-like heteromeric transposase endonuclease subunit, which translates to MVKNLQIVHKDGSGREVAASVEQVAGVRLWDGAKAPVWTPLRHPSERSIVTHWWSATTGRFVGCRSLQRLSMAMQLDFHPNVVDLAAWTARLEWSERGRVRRFVPDFFTRTAGGATVVVACPPTAGPGARWERQREVLKQACEEAGWQFGSPQRPQPTALANMEWVSRYRHPRNADRDVEQALLAAFAVPRELMEGVSASGVPRLLALPRLYHLVWCRRLALDWSVALGPASVVRTGGRAKALRPFTVEGQK; encoded by the coding sequence GTGGTCAAGAACCTGCAGATCGTTCATAAGGACGGCTCGGGCCGGGAGGTCGCTGCATCGGTGGAGCAGGTGGCAGGGGTGCGATTGTGGGACGGGGCGAAGGCTCCGGTCTGGACTCCGCTGCGTCATCCGTCCGAGCGGAGCATCGTCACGCATTGGTGGTCGGCGACGACGGGCAGGTTTGTGGGGTGCCGGTCGTTGCAGCGCCTGTCGATGGCGATGCAGCTGGACTTTCATCCGAACGTGGTGGATCTCGCGGCGTGGACGGCGCGCCTGGAATGGTCTGAGCGTGGCAGGGTGCGCCGCTTCGTGCCGGACTTCTTCACCAGGACGGCCGGGGGTGCCACGGTCGTGGTGGCCTGTCCACCAACGGCTGGGCCCGGTGCGCGCTGGGAACGTCAGCGGGAGGTACTCAAGCAGGCGTGTGAGGAGGCGGGGTGGCAGTTCGGCTCCCCGCAGAGGCCGCAGCCGACGGCTCTGGCCAATATGGAGTGGGTGTCGCGCTACCGTCATCCCCGCAACGCCGATCGTGACGTGGAGCAGGCCCTGCTGGCTGCGTTCGCGGTGCCCAGGGAGTTGATGGAAGGCGTGAGCGCGTCAGGAGTTCCACGGCTGCTCGCGCTGCCGCGGCTGTATCACCTGGTGTGGTGCCGACGGCTTGCCTTGGACTGGAGTGTCGCTTTGGGGCCGGCATCGGTGGTCCGCACCGGCGGCCGGGCGAAGGCTCTGAGGCCCTTCACGGTCGAGGGCCAGAAGTGA
- a CDS encoding helix-turn-helix domain-containing protein, with product MEDDHTEDLFAGVDALLAQLAQPLPPAHERAQLRSGAGLTREQVAAALRTSADLVEAWETGLVEPSGTQRAAYARLLQGLLAQRQALRQPAPNREAPTEQPTPARTPSPARQSFNIPAPRTTAAAHSIPASEDFPAGPLAVLSFDDDFTAHFADGTTRPCPAATIVDILHWALDAGLGQPPLAKKHGRAADPLIVLTPSANDYLGLPPQLEDRARLRLPEDHPWCAAITADGWKFTHSGFGPWARVYLPLLNGKRRSIQLAVTAWQALSTGGWNLPPGLPATQLAQWLGTYAQRVLTPRGSTAVCGQELMTSLRPPTKPIHDGSKWKSGDNPGALWRAIPPAPPEAHDAHPLARGRQPAETMDEEAWDWHRPLSTQEKAEPHVVGLDINLAFVSAAASLVVGLNAPPRHVSRPQFDPKIPGAWYCDLSHITQDPRLPSPFTPTGQPPAGPAWYTTHTLAYAAELKYEIAPIEAYLRDDAGRYLDHWHKHLRAAYLATMNDLGITPDMSQSDYLTAMSTLSQQDPQLLSLLAAIKATGKGGIGKLRAGPRDPHRAPFEAWPALKTPTWRPDIRAAVISRARVNLHRKMLKTHEHTGRYPLAVLSDCVLYPATRPTALATVPTGPDGMGIQGPFRLGVSPGMAKEEGVQTTTWYEHLQTEGFNPARYIKDAGPA from the coding sequence GTGGAAGACGATCACACCGAAGACCTCTTCGCAGGCGTCGATGCCCTCCTGGCCCAGCTCGCCCAGCCCCTCCCACCCGCACACGAACGGGCACAGTTGAGGAGTGGCGCCGGCCTGACCAGGGAACAGGTGGCCGCCGCCCTACGGACCAGCGCCGACCTGGTCGAAGCGTGGGAGACCGGGCTTGTCGAGCCGTCCGGCACCCAGCGCGCCGCCTACGCCCGCCTTCTCCAGGGCCTGCTCGCCCAACGCCAAGCCCTCCGTCAGCCGGCTCCCAACCGCGAAGCACCAACCGAGCAACCGACACCGGCCCGCACCCCCTCGCCCGCGCGCCAGAGCTTCAACATTCCCGCTCCCCGGACGACGGCGGCGGCACACAGCATCCCCGCCAGCGAGGACTTCCCTGCTGGTCCGCTGGCCGTTCTCTCCTTCGACGACGATTTCACCGCGCACTTCGCAGACGGCACCACCCGCCCGTGCCCCGCCGCGACTATCGTCGACATCCTGCACTGGGCCCTCGACGCGGGCCTCGGGCAGCCCCCACTGGCAAAAAAGCACGGTCGAGCCGCAGACCCACTGATCGTTCTCACCCCCTCCGCAAACGACTACCTCGGCCTGCCCCCGCAGCTCGAAGACAGAGCTCGCCTGCGGCTCCCCGAGGACCACCCCTGGTGCGCCGCAATCACCGCGGACGGCTGGAAGTTCACACACAGCGGCTTCGGCCCCTGGGCCCGCGTCTACTTACCTCTCCTTAACGGCAAGCGCCGAAGCATCCAGCTCGCCGTCACCGCATGGCAGGCGCTCTCCACCGGCGGATGGAACCTGCCCCCCGGACTCCCAGCCACACAGCTCGCCCAATGGCTCGGCACCTACGCACAGCGCGTGCTCACCCCACGCGGCTCCACCGCTGTATGCGGCCAGGAACTCATGACCTCCCTGCGCCCGCCGACGAAGCCCATCCACGACGGCTCCAAATGGAAGTCCGGTGACAATCCGGGTGCCTTATGGAGGGCGATTCCACCAGCACCGCCCGAAGCACACGACGCGCACCCGCTGGCCCGGGGACGCCAGCCCGCCGAGACGATGGACGAGGAGGCATGGGACTGGCACCGCCCCCTCAGCACACAGGAAAAAGCTGAACCGCACGTAGTCGGCCTCGACATCAATCTCGCCTTCGTATCGGCAGCGGCCAGCCTCGTCGTCGGGCTCAACGCCCCGCCACGACACGTTTCCCGGCCCCAGTTCGACCCGAAGATTCCGGGTGCCTGGTACTGCGACCTCTCCCACATCACCCAAGACCCCCGGCTGCCCTCACCCTTCACCCCCACCGGGCAGCCACCGGCCGGCCCGGCCTGGTACACCACTCACACCCTCGCCTACGCCGCAGAACTCAAATACGAGATCGCCCCCATCGAGGCATATCTGCGCGACGACGCAGGCCGCTACCTCGACCATTGGCACAAACACTTGCGCGCCGCGTACCTGGCCACCATGAACGACCTCGGCATCACGCCCGACATGTCCCAGAGTGACTACCTGACCGCAATGAGCACCCTGTCCCAACAGGACCCCCAGCTGCTCTCCCTGCTCGCCGCGATCAAAGCGACCGGCAAAGGAGGCATCGGCAAACTCCGGGCAGGCCCCCGCGACCCGCACCGGGCCCCTTTCGAAGCCTGGCCCGCACTCAAAACCCCCACGTGGCGGCCAGACATCCGCGCCGCAGTCATCTCCAGGGCCCGCGTCAACCTGCACCGCAAAATGCTCAAGACCCACGAACACACCGGCCGCTACCCCCTGGCCGTCCTCTCAGACTGCGTCCTCTACCCCGCCACCAGGCCCACAGCGCTGGCCACCGTGCCAACCGGACCCGACGGCATGGGCATTCAGGGGCCCTTCCGGCTCGGCGTTTCCCCCGGCATGGCCAAGGAGGAAGGCGTCCAGACCACCACCTGGTACGAGCACCTGCAAACCGAAGGCTTCAACCCAGCCCGCTACATCAAGGATGCCGGACCGGCCTAA
- a CDS encoding P-loop NTPase fold protein gives MAATGFVWSDDREKAIYQQVVKECLDEGHLQEMLARRPEVSVEHVAEAVGTAPYVDRVLADRAHRKGHLLYRRVLRISAPVSWAMPVSATLGEQWKQENAARWAGGIFSFTMGALLALGPAWPWGLGLLILQSLFYAALTYLDGRLSGPFSLSPQTGGPLVTWRHACLLALLNPVTATLWWAQRLTQWLWMSELRRSGLAVEVGLAVEELFGDDLHTLLMPSSYEGLRAPQDDQYHVDNTALAELKRKMAHLDGGAVAVSGPRGVGKTTLMQRCVQPRDFSVFAHAPATYTPHDFLISLFVSVCRTYIDRAGYTAPDFVRLSYLRRLLDRMLPPLRRLLHALARTVPALALIGLGLYAWGRSRVEDLDPRVRHILASAAEAVGSFVQDVAAGRAPEAALVLAFAGVFVWQRRLSQTLILRLKIAAVSIVMFCVLAAFLWPVLSLLIDPDLRGRENPGTFRPWQAGLVLAWIGCLYLYLSPPPPGEPADAGRFADKQRWFGPPVRLLPFAFVGLTFLDPATRPFLADDENPLRLGTFLLALLIWQLINQPRRLLPRTAPPMVIACRNHLYRLQTIQSATAGLTTGAAPFLTLGTTHSGALTSLAPAYPSLVNEFRELLTRIARDEHAQGHRVVIVIDEVDRLGTDVQALSFLAEIKAILGVPHVHYLISVAEDVGAAFVRRGLPHRDVTDSSLDDVLHVLPRTLDESAVIMKRRAPDVSDPYIAFSHALSGGIPRDLIRYGRRLMEIRSDTDSVQLSELVQALLIEELSATLAGFRTLLAKQEWQPATTNILDSFRILAAHLKVACPCPEPTDQLRGALQYFVACGGTDLPDASGRLVDEATAYAYFSLTLLEVFGQPDFADRRARAARRPDGHLGLLAEARLELAVSPYSTRTVIDAVRGAWQLEPVAALGTHPGVVIPPPRGAACSADHATH, from the coding sequence ATGGCGGCAACGGGGTTCGTGTGGTCTGACGACAGAGAGAAGGCCATCTACCAGCAGGTGGTGAAGGAGTGCCTGGACGAAGGGCACTTGCAGGAAATGCTGGCGCGGCGACCCGAGGTGTCTGTCGAGCATGTGGCTGAAGCGGTAGGCACCGCGCCGTATGTCGACAGGGTGTTGGCGGATCGGGCTCACCGCAAAGGACACCTGCTCTACCGGCGAGTGCTGCGGATCTCTGCGCCGGTGAGCTGGGCCATGCCCGTCAGCGCGACCCTTGGCGAGCAGTGGAAGCAGGAAAACGCAGCGCGGTGGGCCGGCGGAATTTTCTCCTTCACCATGGGAGCGCTCCTTGCTCTGGGCCCTGCGTGGCCGTGGGGGTTGGGACTGCTGATTCTGCAGTCCCTCTTCTATGCGGCGCTGACCTACCTCGACGGGCGGCTGAGCGGCCCCTTCAGCCTCTCCCCGCAGACGGGCGGGCCTCTCGTAACGTGGCGTCACGCCTGCCTGCTCGCGCTGCTCAACCCAGTGACGGCCACGCTGTGGTGGGCACAGCGGCTGACCCAATGGTTATGGATGTCAGAACTTCGCCGTAGCGGGCTGGCCGTCGAAGTGGGGCTGGCCGTCGAGGAACTCTTCGGTGACGACCTGCACACCCTCCTGATGCCCAGCAGTTATGAGGGGCTGAGAGCCCCGCAGGACGACCAGTATCACGTCGACAACACGGCGCTGGCAGAACTGAAACGCAAGATGGCCCACCTGGACGGCGGGGCCGTTGCCGTGAGCGGGCCGCGCGGAGTAGGCAAAACGACACTGATGCAGCGGTGCGTGCAACCACGGGACTTCTCGGTCTTCGCCCATGCCCCCGCCACCTACACCCCGCACGACTTCCTCATCTCGCTGTTTGTCAGCGTATGCAGGACGTACATCGACCGAGCCGGCTACACGGCGCCCGACTTCGTGCGGCTGTCATACCTGCGCAGGCTGCTGGACCGGATGCTGCCGCCGTTGAGACGACTGCTGCATGCCCTGGCACGAACCGTGCCGGCGCTCGCCCTGATCGGGCTCGGCCTGTACGCCTGGGGCCGCTCCCGCGTTGAGGATCTGGACCCACGAGTGCGCCATATCCTTGCCTCCGCCGCCGAGGCCGTCGGATCCTTCGTTCAAGACGTCGCAGCGGGACGGGCACCGGAAGCCGCCCTGGTACTCGCCTTCGCAGGGGTGTTTGTCTGGCAGAGGCGCCTCTCCCAGACCCTGATCCTCAGACTGAAGATCGCAGCCGTTTCGATCGTCATGTTCTGCGTCCTTGCTGCCTTCCTCTGGCCCGTCCTCTCCCTCCTCATCGATCCCGACCTCCGCGGAAGGGAGAACCCTGGCACCTTTCGGCCCTGGCAAGCCGGCCTCGTTCTTGCCTGGATCGGCTGCTTGTATCTGTACCTCTCCCCGCCGCCGCCAGGGGAACCGGCTGACGCCGGACGATTTGCGGACAAGCAACGGTGGTTCGGCCCGCCCGTGAGGCTGCTTCCCTTCGCCTTTGTCGGACTCACCTTCCTCGACCCAGCAACCCGCCCCTTCCTCGCCGACGACGAAAACCCGCTCCGTCTCGGCACGTTCCTCCTCGCCTTGCTCATCTGGCAACTCATCAATCAACCCCGGCGCCTACTTCCAAGGACCGCACCACCGATGGTGATCGCATGCCGCAATCACCTCTACCGCCTGCAGACCATCCAGAGCGCCACTGCCGGCCTGACCACTGGCGCTGCCCCCTTCCTCACCCTGGGCACTACGCATTCGGGCGCTCTGACCTCTCTAGCTCCCGCCTACCCCTCCCTCGTCAACGAGTTCCGAGAGCTGCTCACCCGCATTGCGCGGGACGAGCACGCCCAGGGCCACCGTGTTGTGATCGTCATCGACGAAGTGGACCGCCTCGGCACGGATGTTCAGGCTCTGAGCTTCCTTGCCGAGATCAAAGCGATCCTGGGAGTGCCCCATGTGCACTACCTGATTTCCGTCGCGGAGGACGTAGGGGCTGCGTTTGTACGACGCGGGCTGCCGCACCGGGACGTGACAGACAGCTCGTTGGACGACGTGCTGCACGTTCTGCCGCGCACTCTGGACGAGTCTGCAGTCATTATGAAGAGGCGGGCGCCAGATGTCAGCGACCCGTACATCGCATTTTCCCACGCACTCTCGGGCGGCATCCCGCGTGACCTGATCCGTTACGGCCGACGCCTGATGGAGATCCGTTCAGACACTGACAGCGTCCAACTGTCCGAGCTGGTGCAGGCGCTGCTGATCGAGGAGCTGTCGGCGACACTGGCTGGCTTCCGCACCCTGCTGGCCAAACAGGAGTGGCAGCCCGCAACTACGAATATTCTAGACTCCTTCCGCATCCTGGCCGCACACCTGAAGGTCGCCTGTCCCTGTCCGGAACCGACAGACCAACTGCGAGGAGCACTCCAGTATTTCGTTGCATGTGGCGGCACCGACCTCCCAGACGCGTCCGGTCGTCTTGTTGACGAGGCCACCGCATACGCGTACTTTTCCCTCACCCTCCTCGAAGTGTTCGGCCAACCCGACTTCGCGGATCGAAGAGCGAGGGCAGCGCGACGCCCTGACGGACACCTTGGCCTGCTCGCAGAGGCCCGATTGGAACTTGCCGTATCGCCCTACAGCACCCGCACGGTTATCGATGCGGTGCGCGGTGCGTGGCAGCTCGAGCCGGTGGCCGCCCTGGGGACACACCCTGGCGTCGTGATCCCACCGCCGCGCGGAGCAGCGTGCTCAGCGGATCACGCCACGCACTGA
- a CDS encoding restriction endonuclease — translation MFDEDGSLDPLLKFLLYSVLTLAIGKMLWEWITEDVSRWITVDLWGVITGHPWWTALIVSGGLLVFLMLGLLVAFVSDTSSAVYAGPQDTLIAPDAFAGPDMLTFRMKELSSMSATGFEQACSDLLARDGFLSPRRVGGAGDLGVDVTARDSDNRLLILQCKQYQSPVGSGHVQKFNGTARPHHGADLPIMIALNGFTRPATDFAQHHKLVLVGRTELKQWAHGRHLYDVLGIRSTAQ, via the coding sequence GTGTTCGACGAAGACGGGTCGCTCGACCCGCTGCTGAAATTCCTGCTCTACTCCGTTCTTACGCTGGCCATCGGCAAGATGCTCTGGGAGTGGATCACCGAGGACGTCAGCCGGTGGATCACCGTGGACCTGTGGGGCGTGATCACCGGCCACCCGTGGTGGACCGCGCTCATCGTGTCCGGCGGGCTGCTCGTGTTCCTCATGCTGGGCCTGCTGGTGGCGTTCGTGTCCGACACCTCGTCCGCTGTCTACGCCGGCCCGCAGGACACGCTCATAGCCCCTGATGCCTTTGCCGGACCGGACATGCTCACCTTCAGGATGAAGGAGCTGTCCTCGATGAGCGCGACGGGCTTCGAGCAGGCATGTTCTGATCTTCTGGCACGGGACGGGTTCCTCAGCCCACGCCGGGTCGGCGGCGCCGGTGACCTCGGCGTGGACGTCACCGCCCGCGACAGCGACAACCGTCTCCTGATCCTCCAGTGCAAGCAATACCAGAGCCCGGTCGGATCGGGACACGTGCAGAAATTCAACGGGACAGCTCGCCCACACCACGGGGCCGACCTGCCGATCATGATCGCGCTCAACGGCTTCACCCGGCCGGCGACCGACTTTGCCCAGCACCACAAGCTCGTCCTCGTCGGACGCACGGAACTCAAGCAATGGGCCCACGGCCGGCACCTCTACGACGTCCTCGGCATCCGGAGCACGGCGCAGTGA